TTATGCTAAAAACTTTTTAATTAAAAATGGCTATGCTCTCCCAGTGAATAAAACAACAACTTTATTTTTAGAAAAAAGAATTGAAGAAGAAAACAATAAAATTAAACAAAAAGTTGAAGAAGCGAAGCAATTAGCTGAAAAAATTAACAATACTATAATAGAATTTAAACTAAAGGCACACAATGATGTTCCTCATAATTCAATTACAGCTAAAAAAATTCATAAAAAATTAGAAGAATTGAATATCAAACTTCCAAAACATACTCTAGAAGAACATATTCATATTAATTCTTTTGGTTTAAGATCACTTAACATTAAATTACATAAAGATGTTATAGCACATTTAAGAATAAAGGTTATAAAACAAGATGTCTAGAAAATTATATTTAACTGAAGATGTTGAAAACTCGATTATAAGTTATATTTTATTAAACAAAGAAGAACATAATAAAATTATCCCTTATATTGAAAAAAATGATTTTTACTGACCAAAAAATAAGATAGTTTTTGAAGCAATGAGTGATTTATTTTTTGCTTCAAAAACTGTTGATCAAATTAGTATTTTAAATTGAATTAACGAAAAAAATGCAAATTCATATGTAAAAGAAGTATCGGATTTGCTTATTTATTTAGAAGATGCACCATATTATTCAACTGTGCGTGAAGCGATGAGTTTACTCATAGAAAAATCAAATTTAAGAAAAGCTAAAATTGCTATTGATTTTGCTGTAAAAGAAATCAACACTAATGAAACAGTTAATGCAGAAGATATTTTAAATAATTTTGAAGCAAAATTAATCGAAATATCACGGGGTGTTGAAATTAAAGATTTTCAAGAAATAAAAAAAATTACACAAGAAATTCTTAATGATTTATTTTCTAGAAAAAATGATCAAAATCTTAAAGGAATTAGTACAGGTTTTCCAAGTTTAGATCGTATAACTTCAGGTTTACAAAATGGTGATTTAATAATTCTAGCAGCAAGACCTTCTATGGGAAAAACAGCAATGGCTCTTAATTTAGCGCGTAATGCTGTAGAAAATGATAAAACATGTGCTTTTTTTTCTTTAGAAATGCAAGCTAGTCAGCTTGTTACAAGGATTTTAGCTTCTAACACAGGTATTGAAGGTAATTCTTTTAAAAAACCTCATTTATTAACTAGTTATGAATGACTAAATATTTCAGAGCATATAAAAAAAATTAATAATTATAAACTTTTTATTGATGATTCAGGAGGTTTGAAACTTCATGAGTTGATTTGAAAAACTAAAAAATTAATGAATAGAATTAAAAAAATTGATTTAATTATAGTAGATTATCTACAACTGATTGATTTAGCAAGTTCAGGCAATAATAGACAGGTAGAAGTTTCTAAAATATCTAGACAACTAAAACAGTTGGCAAGAGAAATTAATTGCCCTGTTATTGCATTATCACAATTATCAAGAAAAGTTGAAGAAAGAGAAGATAAAAGACCATTGATGTCAGATCTTAGAGAATCAGGTGCTATTGAGCAAGATGCTGATATTGTAGCATTTTTACATAGACCTAATTATTATAAAAAAGATGTGCCTAAAAATGAAATTCAAGATACCAATTTAATTATTGCTAAGCATAGAAATGGAGCAACAGGGGATATTGTGTTACAATTTGACCCAAAAATAGGTTTATTTTTTGAAGAAGGTGAATCATAATGCAAGATTTGAAATTAATTATTTTATCATTATTAATATTTATATTAGTGATAATTTCATCTTTATCATCAGCTTCTGAAACATCATTTTTATCAATTAATACAGCCAAACTTGAAGATTATTTTAAAGATAAACACCAATTCGTTAAAAAGAAAATTTTAAAATTGCATAAAAAATTTTCAGGCACTTTATCAACAATTTTGTTAATTAATAATATTGTTAATATTGCAGCATCTGCAACTATGAGTGCTATAGTTAGTTCATTAAGTTTAAATAATAATTGAGAAATTATTATATCAACAGCTATTATGACACCTATTATTGTTTTAATTGGTGAAATTATCCCTAAAATTATTGCGAGAAAATTCCCAATAACTTTTTTAAAAAATACTTGATGAATTATATATTTTTTTTATTATTTATTTTGACCAATTACATTTTTGATTTCTAAAATTTCAAAGGAAAATCCTATCACCAATACAGAAAGCGAACTTAAATATATTATTGATATTGCAGGAAAAGAAGGTGTTTTGGAAAAAGAAGAGTCACTTTTAACAAAACGAGCATTAGATTTTGACTCTATTAAGGTTCACAAACATTATACAAGACTTAGAAAAACAACATCTATTAAGTATGAAAGCACACTAGAAGAAATTAGAAACATCTTTTATGACACTGGTTTTTCAAGACTTCCAGTTGAAAAAAATAAAAAGTTTATTGGTATTATTTTATTAAAAGATATTTTTTATTTAAAAAATGAAGAAGATTTTGAAATTGATAAATTTATTGTTAAAGTTCCTAATATATCTTCAAACACATTATTAAAAAATGCATTGTATAAACTAAAAGAAAATCAAAGTCATTTTGCTTTTATAACAAAAAATAATGAAGATAAAACTATTATTGGGATTATAACTATTGAAGATATTATTGAAGAACTTGTTGGTGAAATTTATGATGAACATGATTTTCGTGATGAAAATGAGATTTATATAATTAATGCAAACAAAATTATTGTTCATTATTCAACAAAAATTGATAAAATAAATAAAATATTAGAAGTTGACATCCCATTAGAAGAAGAAACAATCGGAAAATATTTAGAAACATTAACAACAAAAAAAATGAACTTAAAATTTAAACACAAAGAAAATAATTTGTATTACAAAGTTATTGAAAATAAGAAAAATAAAGAAATAAAATTTGAAGTTTTATTAGAAAATTAAAAAAAGTTTTATAATTTAAAATTACTAATAGTAAGGAGAGTAAAATGATTAAAAAAGATTTATTAAAAGATTCAGCAGAATTAAAAATAACATTAGAAGTTGAAAAAGAAAAATGACAAAAAGCATTAGAGAATGCAAAAAATGATTTAATAAAAAATGTTAAAATTCCAGGTTTTAGAAAAGGAAAAGTTCCAAAAGAAAAAGCATTAAAATTAATAGATCCAGAACAAATTTTATCTAAAGCCATTCAAAAAATAGAAAAAGAAATTATCCCTATGATGAATGATCAAATCACAGAAAAAGATGATGTTGTTGGAAATGCAAGATCATTTGAAATTCAAGAAATAACTTTAGAAAAATTAGTAATTTCTGGACTTTATCCAATTTATCCAAAATTTGAATTACCAAAATATCGTGAATTAAAAACCAAATATGAACTTAAACAAACGACAGATGCTGATGTAGAAGAAGCTATCAATAAATTACTTGTTTCAAAAGGGAAAATGGTTGAATATGATGGTCCGATTAAAGAAAGTGATCATGCAGTTTTTGATTTTAAAGGTACTTTAGATGGAGAAGAATTTGACGGGGGCTCTGCAGAAGATTTTGAATTAGTAATAGGTTCTAAACAATTTGTTCCTGGTTTTGAAGATGGAATGATTGGATTAAAAAAAGGAGATAAAAAACAACTTAAAATTACCTTCCCTAAAGAATATCATTCACCAAAATTAGCAAATAAAGAAGCAATTTTTGATGTTGAAATTAAAAAAATTAAAACTCATGAAAAAGTTGAATTAAATGATAAATTCATCAAAGAGTTAAATCTTGATAATGTAAGTAATATTGAAGAGTTAAAAAAATACTACAAAAATTTACTTTCTGAAGAAAATGCGGAAAAATCTTTGGTTGATTTTCAAAAAGCAAGTTTTGCAGAAATCATTTCTAAAGTGGAAATACCAGTTTCAAAGATTTTAATTGAACAAGAAGTTAAAAGACTAGTTCAAACATTTGAAAAACACATCAAACAACAAGGTTTTGATTTAAAAGAATTTTTCAAAATAACTGGTTCAACACAAAGTAAAATAGAAGAGCAATATCGTGAAGAAGCTATAAAAAACTTAAAAGAAAGTTTTGTTTATATTGCACTTGCGAGATCAGAAGTTATTGAAGCAACTCTGGAAGATTATGAACAAGAATATCAAAAATTAGCTAAATTCTACAAAACAACAGCAGATGAATTAAAAAATTTAGTTACAAAACAACAATTACAAATTCCTATTATTAATAGAAAAGTTATTAAAAGATTAGCTGAATATAATTCTAAAAATAACTAATAATTAAAATTTAGAGTTTTTAGTATATTATTAAAATAGAACTAATAAATAAATTATAAAGACTCTTTGAGTCTTTATTTCTTTATATTATGGAGTGAAATATTACAAATATGTGAAAAAAAATTAAAGAAAATCTATCTAGATCTGCAGAAATAAAAATTGCACATAAACTTTTAGAAGAAATTAATGCACTATCTTCTAAATATTCTCAGATGCCAGATTCTGAATTGCAAAATATGACTAATGTTTTTAAAGAACAATTGCAAAATAAAAAAACATTAGAACAAATTAGGGTAGAAGTTTTTGCAGCCATTAGAGAAGCAACTTTTAGAGTTTTGAAAAAGAGACCTTATGATGTCCAAATTTTAGGTGGTCTTATTTTAGACATGGGATCTATTGCTGAAATGAAAACAGGAGAAGGTAAGACATTAACTTCAATTGCACCTGTATATTTAAATGCATTAGAAGGCAACGGAGTAATTGTATCAACTGTTAATGAGTATCTTTCAGAAAGGGATGCTGAAGAAGTTGGGCAAGTCCACCGTTGAATGGGTCTGACGGTTGGTGTTAATAAAACGCAAATGGATTCAGAATCTAAAAGATTTGCTTATGCTTGTGATATAACTTATTCTGTTCATTCAGAATTAGGTTTTGATTATCTAAGAGATAATATGGTTACAGATAAAGAAAGCAAGGTACAAAGAGGACTTAATTATATTTTAATTGATGAGGTTGATTCAATTTTAATTGATGAAGCAAAAACACCTTTAATCATTTCAGGGGGACAAAAAAATAATTCTAATCTTTATGTTGCTGCTGACTTATTTGTAAGAACATTAACAAATGATGATTTTTTTATTGATCATGAAATGCAAGCAATAAAACTTACAGATAGTGGAATTGATAAAGCTAATAGTTATTTTAAACTTAGAAATTTATATGAAATAAAAAATTCTGAGCTTGTTCATAGAATTCAAAATTCACTACGTGCTCATAAAATTATGAAAAAAGATGTTGAATATATTGTGCGTGATGAAAAAATAGAACTTGTTGATACATTTACAGGAAGAGTTATGGAAGGTAGAGCTTATTCTGAAGGTTTGCAACAAGCTATACAAACAAAAGAAAATTTAGAAATTGAACCTGAAACCAAAACATTAGCAACTATTACTTATCAAAATTTATTTAGAATGTTTAAAAAATTAGCTGGTATGACTGGTACAGCTAAAACTGAAGAGCAAGAATTCATTGATATCTATAATACAAGAGTTAATGTGATCGATACTAACAAACCTATAATTAGAAAAGATGATAAAGATTTAATTTTTGCCTCAATGCAAGCTAAATTTGATGCTATAGTTGAAGAAATTAAAAGAGTTTATAAAATTGGGCAACCAATATTAATTGGTACTTCTCAAATTGATGAATCAGAACATTTACATGAAATGTTAAAAAAAGAAAATATTCCTCATACAGTTTTAAATGCTAAACAAAATGAATCTGAAGCTGAAATTATAGCTAAAGCAGGTCAAGAATATGCTGTTACTATTGCAACAAATATGGCCGGAAGAGGAACAGATATCAAACCATCACCTGAAGCTTTAGAAAAAGGTGGACTTTATGTTTTGGGTATTAATAAAGCTGAATCTAGAAGAATTGATAATCAATTAAAAGGCCGTTCAGGAAGACAAGGAGATGTAGGTTATACTAAATTTTATCTTTCAATTGAAGATTTATTAATGACTAGATTTTCAAATTTTGAAATGATTAAAGAATCCTTTAATTCTGATAGTAAAGAACCAATTCGAGGGAAGTCTATTTATAGATTTTTTGATAGAGCTCAGAAAAAAATTGAAGGTTTCAATTATGATAATAGAAAAAATGTCCTAAGCTATGATGATGTTATTAGACAACAAAGAGATCTTGTTTATACACAAAGAGACTTAATCTTAAATAGTGATAATTTAGATATTTTTATTAAAAGAGTTATTAAAAGAAGTGTTCGCAATATATTATCACTAGATTTTATTGCTTTAGCAAATAATGAAGTAAATTATTCAGTTTTAGAAGAATTTTTAAATAACAACTTTTCTTATATTTCTAAAGTTACATTTTCTAAAAAAGAAATGTTGAAGTTTCACCGTGAAGAATTAATAGAATATTTATATGACAAATTATGTGATATTTATTTTAATAATTTAAGAATTAATTTGATTAACAATTTAGGTGAAGAATATTATGTTTCTGACGAAAGAAGAATAATGCTAACTGCATTAGATAATAAATGACAGGATCATATTGATGTAGTTGATCGTTTACGTTCCTCATCTAATTTAGTACAATATTCACAAAAAAATCCTTATCAAATTTTTACAGAAGAAACAACCAAAAAATTCGAAGTATTTATTAACG
This Mesomycoplasma neurolyticum DNA region includes the following protein-coding sequences:
- the dnaB gene encoding replicative DNA helicase, which gives rise to MSRKLYLTEDVENSIISYILLNKEEHNKIIPYIEKNDFYWPKNKIVFEAMSDLFFASKTVDQISILNWINEKNANSYVKEVSDLLIYLEDAPYYSTVREAMSLLIEKSNLRKAKIAIDFAVKEINTNETVNAEDILNNFEAKLIEISRGVEIKDFQEIKKITQEILNDLFSRKNDQNLKGISTGFPSLDRITSGLQNGDLIILAARPSMGKTAMALNLARNAVENDKTCAFFSLEMQASQLVTRILASNTGIEGNSFKKPHLLTSYEWLNISEHIKKINNYKLFIDDSGGLKLHELIWKTKKLMNRIKKIDLIIVDYLQLIDLASSGNNRQVEVSKISRQLKQLAREINCPVIALSQLSRKVEEREDKRPLMSDLRESGAIEQDADIVAFLHRPNYYKKDVPKNEIQDTNLIIAKHRNGATGDIVLQFDPKIGLFFEEGES
- the rplI gene encoding 50S ribosomal protein L9, with protein sequence MKVIIIKEFNKDYKLNQVVEVSDGYAKNFLIKNGYALPVNKTTTLFLEKRIEEENNKIKQKVEEAKQLAEKINNTIIEFKLKAHNDVPHNSITAKKIHKKLEELNIKLPKHTLEEHIHINSFGLRSLNIKLHKDVIAHLRIKVIKQDV
- the tig gene encoding trigger factor, with amino-acid sequence MIKKDLLKDSAELKITLEVEKEKWQKALENAKNDLIKNVKIPGFRKGKVPKEKALKLIDPEQILSKAIQKIEKEIIPMMNDQITEKDDVVGNARSFEIQEITLEKLVISGLYPIYPKFELPKYRELKTKYELKQTTDADVEEAINKLLVSKGKMVEYDGPIKESDHAVFDFKGTLDGEEFDGGSAEDFELVIGSKQFVPGFEDGMIGLKKGDKKQLKITFPKEYHSPKLANKEAIFDVEIKKIKTHEKVELNDKFIKELNLDNVSNIEELKKYYKNLLSEENAEKSLVDFQKASFAEIISKVEIPVSKILIEQEVKRLVQTFEKHIKQQGFDLKEFFKITGSTQSKIEEQYREEAIKNLKESFVYIALARSEVIEATLEDYEQEYQKLAKFYKTTADELKNLVTKQQLQIPIINRKVIKRLAEYNSKNN
- the secA gene encoding preprotein translocase subunit SecA, which translates into the protein MWKKIKENLSRSAEIKIAHKLLEEINALSSKYSQMPDSELQNMTNVFKEQLQNKKTLEQIRVEVFAAIREATFRVLKKRPYDVQILGGLILDMGSIAEMKTGEGKTLTSIAPVYLNALEGNGVIVSTVNEYLSERDAEEVGQVHRWMGLTVGVNKTQMDSESKRFAYACDITYSVHSELGFDYLRDNMVTDKESKVQRGLNYILIDEVDSILIDEAKTPLIISGGQKNNSNLYVAADLFVRTLTNDDFFIDHEMQAIKLTDSGIDKANSYFKLRNLYEIKNSELVHRIQNSLRAHKIMKKDVEYIVRDEKIELVDTFTGRVMEGRAYSEGLQQAIQTKENLEIEPETKTLATITYQNLFRMFKKLAGMTGTAKTEEQEFIDIYNTRVNVIDTNKPIIRKDDKDLIFASMQAKFDAIVEEIKRVYKIGQPILIGTSQIDESEHLHEMLKKENIPHTVLNAKQNESEAEIIAKAGQEYAVTIATNMAGRGTDIKPSPEALEKGGLYVLGINKAESRRIDNQLKGRSGRQGDVGYTKFYLSIEDLLMTRFSNFEMIKESFNSDSKEPIRGKSIYRFFDRAQKKIEGFNYDNRKNVLSYDDVIRQQRDLVYTQRDLILNSDNLDIFIKRVIKRSVRNILSLDFIALANNEVNYSVLEEFLNNNFSYISKVTFSKKEMLKFHREELIEYLYDKLCDIYFNNLRINLINNLGEEYYVSDERRIMLTALDNKWQDHIDVVDRLRSSSNLVQYSQKNPYQIFTEETTKKFEVFINDSSDRALYDLFNNRNAMKIVYIEHTLSNGEVFVYQEDWPREMVQQMIEQKEFEIIQQKKASEKIPYILENGKIIFLDKNLTQEQIQEILLNENKKILESNNN
- a CDS encoding CNNM domain-containing protein; its protein translation is MQDLKLIILSLLIFILVIISSLSSASETSFLSINTAKLEDYFKDKHQFVKKKILKLHKKFSGTLSTILLINNIVNIAASATMSAIVSSLSLNNNWEIIISTAIMTPIIVLIGEIIPKIIARKFPITFLKNTWWIIYFFYYLFWPITFLISKISKENPITNTESELKYIIDIAGKEGVLEKEESLLTKRALDFDSIKVHKHYTRLRKTTSIKYESTLEEIRNIFYDTGFSRLPVEKNKKFIGIILLKDIFYLKNEEDFEIDKFIVKVPNISSNTLLKNALYKLKENQSHFAFITKNNEDKTIIGIITIEDIIEELVGEIYDEHDFRDENEIYIINANKIIVHYSTKIDKINKILEVDIPLEEETIGKYLETLTTKKMNLKFKHKENNLYYKVIENKKNKEIKFEVLLEN